In Cryptomeria japonica chromosome 10, Sugi_1.0, whole genome shotgun sequence, a genomic segment contains:
- the LOC131038543 gene encoding protein NUCLEAR FUSION DEFECTIVE 4, translating to MMGAEVVKQIWRNRWLLLVASIWVQSCAGLSYVFGSLSPIIKTSFHYNQKQINRLGVAKDFGGSVGLLAGSLTEVLPPWGLLLIGVLQNLVGYGWLWLVVSHRAPTLPFWMICGLLCIGANSETYFNTAALVSCVKSFPKSRGPIVGILKGFAGLSGAIFTLIYVALCAPHQTAFIVLVAVGPPMVIIGMMFVVRPIPIGEQKKESDSSYFNSIYGLCMLLAAYLMAVMLMQDLFDVKRTLNMMFFIGLLILLLLPLALPLISTFSADTPSTSPATRKPLLQDDPPMTTIGQQYIHDSFLLSEIEDEKTEDVDLLSEFERRKRLSWLQSRLLHAAAEGAVRIKGRKRPRRGEDFTLMQALIKADFWLLFFALLFGAGSGLTVIDNLGQLSQSLGYDNSHIFVSMISIWNFLGRVGGGSLSEIVARDYAYPRPVTMAAAQVLMAIGHFLFAMGWPGSPYTGTLLVGLGYGALWSITPATLSELFGLKKFGVLYNFVTMANPIGSLIFSGLIAGSIYDWEAEKQHQPSHHMKAGTMTNGSFRDDHPLNCVGVVCFALTFKIMVGVCIFGAILSMILVYRTGRVYRTLYAQQSSSRKDIKTVDAGNDQKALCSV from the exons ATGATGGGTGCAGAGGTAGTAAAGCAGATATGGCGCAATAGATGGCTTCTTTTAGTTGCAAGCATATGGGTTCAATCGTGTGCAGGACTTAGTTATGTGTTTGGAAGCCTGTCACCCATTATCAAGACCTCCTTTCACTACAATCAGAAGCAGATAAACAGATTGGGTGTGGCAAAGGATTTTGGTGGCAGTGTTGGATTGCTTGCAGGGTCCCTCACTGAAGTTCTACCTCCATGGGGACTTCTATTGATTGGTGTGTTGCAAAACCTGGTTGGATATGGTTGGCTGTGGCTTGTAGTCTCACACAGAGCACCCACCTTGCCATTTTGGATG ATCTGTGGGCTTCTGTGCATTGGAGCCAATTCAGAAACATATTTCAATACAGCTGCACTGGTGTCATGTGTGAAAAGTTTTCCCAAGAGCCGAGGGCCTATTGTTGGAATACTGAAGGGGTTTGCAGGCTTAAGCGGAGCAATATTTACACTGATATATGTGGCCTTGTGTGCCCCTCATCAAACTGCCTTCATTGTCCTGGTGGCAGTTGGTCCTCCGATGGTGATCATAGGCATGATGTTTGTTGTGAGGCCGATTCCCATCGGAGAGCAGAAGAAAGAATCTGATTCTAGCTACTTCAATTCCATATATGGCCTCTGCATGTTATTGGCTGCCTATCTGATGGCTGTCATGCTTATGCAAGATCTCTTTGATGTGAAGAGGACATTAAACAtgatgttcttcattggactgctTATTCTCCTGCTTCTTCCTCTGGCTTTGCCTCTGATCTCAACCTTTTCTGCGGACACTCCTTCCACTAGTCCTGCAACGCGTAAACCACTTCTGCAAGATGATCCACCCATGACAACAATTGGACAACAGTATATCCATGATAGTTTTCTTCTTAGTGAAATTGAGGATGAGAAGACCGAAGATGTGGATCTTCTCTCAGAATTTGAGAGAAGAAAGCGTTTGTCCTGGTTACAAAGTCGCTTGCTGCATGCTGCTGCAGAAGGTGCTGTGAGAATCAAAGGAAGAAAAAGACCTCGCAGAGGAGAAGATTTCACTCTGATGCAGGCTCTCATAAAGGCTGACTTTTGGCTACTCTTCTTTGCCCTACTGTTTGGAGCAGGATCAGGCTTGACTGTCATTGATAATCTGGGTCAGTTGAGTCAATCATTGGGTTATGATAATTCTCATATTTTTGTGTCCATGATAAGCATTTGGAACTTCCTGGGTCGTGTTGGAGGTGGGTCCCTGTCTGAGATTGTTGCCAG GGACTATGCATATCCGCGACCAGTGACAATGGCAGCAGCTCAAGTTCTAATGGCTATTGGGCATTTTCTTTTTGCAATGGGTTGGCCTGGATCTCCGTATACAGGGACTTTGCTTGTTGGTCTAGGATATGGTGCCCTTTGGTCTATAACACCAGCTACTCTTTCTGAACTCTTTGGGCTGAAAAAATTTGGCGTTCTATACAATTTTGTTACCATGGCTAATCCCATAGGATCTTTAATATTCTCCGGTTTAATTGCTGGTTCAATCTATGATTGGGAAGCAGAAAAGCAGCACCAACCAAGTCACCATATGAAGGCTGGTACTATGACAAATGGATCTTTCAGAGATGATCACCCCTTGAATTGTGTGGGTGTAGTGTGTTTTGCTCTCACATTCAAGATCATGGTAGGAGTGTGCATCTTTGGGGCAATCCTGAGTATGATACTTGTTTACAGGACCGGAAGAGTTTATCGCACCCTCTATGCACAACAGAGTTCTTCTAGAAAGGATATTAAAACTGTAGATGCGGGAAATGATCAGAAAGCACTATGCAGTGTCTAG